The proteins below come from a single Garra rufa chromosome 3, GarRuf1.0, whole genome shotgun sequence genomic window:
- the stard5 gene encoding stAR-related lipid transfer protein 5, whose translation MDYIQTARSVEDRLLSYRKDESGWKTCKKTNDVVVYWRPSCEFAGYVYKGEGIVNGSPEKVWDCLKPEINGLRVKWDANIKKFELLEQVSADVSICRTVTPSAAMGIISPRDFVDVISVKRYEDGTVSSNATNVSHPNCPPQSRYVRGFNHPCGCSCVPVPGEPGKTQLFSFFQTDLGGLLPRSVVDSFFPSSMVEFYSNLSKAVKTLK comes from the exons ATGGATTATATACAAACAGCTAGGTCAGTGGAAGATCGTCTCTTGAGCTACAGAAAAGACGAGTCCGGATGGAAAACATGCAAGAAAACT AACGATGTTGTGGTGTATTGGAGACCCTCTTGTGAATTCGCGGGATATGT GTATAAGGGGGAGGGGATTGTCAATGGCAGTCCAGAGAAAGTGTGGGACTGCTTGAAACCTGAAATCAACGGACTCCGTGTGAAATGGGATGCTAATATAAAAAAGTTTGAGCTGCTTGAGCAGGTGTCTGCG GATGTTTCGATCTGTCGAACGGTCACGCCTTCGGCTGCTATGGGCATTATATCACCTCGAGATTTTGTTGATGTCATTTCCGTTAAACGCTATGAGGATGGCACAGTTTCATCAAATG CTACCAATGTAAGCCATCCAAACTGTCCTCCTCAATCCCGCTACGTCAGAGGCTTCAACCATccgtgtggatgttcatgtgttccTGTGCCAGG GGAACCAGGCAAAACACAGCTGTTCAGCTTTTTCCAGACTGATCTTGGAGGTTTGCTTCCTCGTTCGGTTGTCGATTCATTTTTCCCTTCAAGTATGGTGGAGTTTTACAGCAACCTGAGCAAAGctgtaaaaacactgaaatag